One window of Fusobacterium polymorphum genomic DNA carries:
- a CDS encoding LytR/AlgR family response regulator transcription factor, with product MINCIIVEDELPAREELKYFLNEEKEIKLIAEFDNPLDTLNFLENNTADVIFLDINMPDMNGISLGKIITKMYPDMKIVFITAYKDYAVDAFEIKAFDYLLKPYSESRIKNLLKSLVNVKTELTSSIKNSSLKKITVNIDERLYVISLNDIDYIEASEKETLIFSNQKKYVSKIKISKWEEMLKGNNFYRCHRSFIVNLDKITEIEQWFNSSWIIKIKNYTTAIPVSRNNIRELKELFSM from the coding sequence ATGATTAATTGCATAATTGTTGAAGATGAATTACCTGCAAGAGAGGAATTAAAATATTTTCTAAATGAAGAAAAAGAAATTAAACTTATAGCTGAATTTGATAATCCTTTAGATACTTTAAATTTCTTAGAAAATAATACAGCTGATGTAATTTTTTTAGATATTAATATGCCTGATATGAATGGAATTAGTTTGGGAAAAATAATTACTAAAATGTATCCAGATATGAAAATAGTTTTTATAACTGCATATAAAGATTATGCTGTTGATGCTTTTGAGATAAAAGCTTTTGATTATCTTTTAAAACCTTATTCAGAAAGTAGAATTAAAAATCTTTTAAAATCTTTGGTAAATGTCAAAACTGAACTTACATCTTCAATTAAAAATAGTAGTCTTAAAAAAATTACTGTAAATATTGATGAAAGGCTTTATGTTATCTCATTAAATGATATTGATTATATAGAAGCCTCTGAAAAGGAAACTTTAATATTTTCAAATCAGAAAAAATATGTAAGCAAAATTAAAATTTCTAAATGGGAAGAAATGTTAAAAGGAAATAATTTTTATAGATGTCATAGATCATTTATTGTCAACTTAGATAAGATAACTGAGATAGAACAATGGTTTAATTCATCTTGGATAATAAAAATAAAAAACTATACAACAGCTATACCTGTTAGTAGAAATAATATTAGAGAATTAAAAGAACTATTCTCAATGTAA
- a CDS encoding sensor histidine kinase: protein MNIQFISHLISNIGCSAMIAFFFIKIDRANIIIKSKAKTKKDIIALSFFFSLLSISGTYIGLNFNGAILNTRNVGVIAGGILGGPYVSIITGLIAGIHRAFVNLGRETAIPCAIATITGGFLTAYVHRFIKSKDRIFFGFLLACIVENISMGLILLIHKDKVLAQNIVASFYIPMVFMNSIGASVLILIVEDIIQKSEIVAGNQAKLALEIANKTLPYFRETENLSEVCKIIASSLGAKATVITDKRDIIAGFSFDKVDIAKSPIRSNNTKEVLKTGEVMLVIKDNDEIIEDFLYISPHIKSCIILPLKEKNDVNGTLKIFFDTAEKITEKNRYLMIGLSHLISTQMEISKVENLMSLVKYSELKALQSQINPHFLFNVLNTMASLIRTNPEKAREVTIDLSRYLRYNLDNNVKSVELIKELNQIDNYIKIEKARFGDKLNIIYDVDESLYNFQIPSLIIQPLVENSIKHGILKKRENGCVKIIVKKIDKDIEVIIEDDGVGIEQTVIDNLDKQIQENIGLKNVHQRLKLLYGEGLDIKKLEQGTRIKFKILGGVKYD, encoded by the coding sequence ATGAATATACAATTTATTTCACATTTAATAAGTAATATAGGTTGCTCTGCAATGATAGCATTTTTCTTTATAAAAATTGATAGAGCAAATATAATTATAAAAAGCAAAGCCAAAACTAAAAAAGATATAATTGCACTATCTTTTTTCTTTTCACTACTTTCTATCAGTGGAACTTATATAGGATTAAATTTTAATGGTGCAATTTTAAATACAAGAAATGTTGGAGTTATTGCAGGAGGTATTTTAGGAGGTCCTTATGTTTCAATAATTACAGGACTTATAGCTGGAATACACAGAGCCTTTGTAAATCTTGGTAGAGAAACTGCTATTCCCTGTGCTATTGCAACAATAACAGGTGGTTTTTTAACTGCTTATGTGCATCGTTTTATAAAAAGCAAAGATAGAATATTTTTTGGCTTTTTACTAGCTTGTATTGTTGAAAATATTAGTATGGGCTTAATTTTACTTATACATAAGGATAAAGTATTAGCACAAAATATAGTTGCAAGTTTCTATATCCCTATGGTTTTTATGAATTCAATTGGGGCAAGTGTTTTAATTTTAATAGTTGAGGATATTATTCAAAAAAGTGAAATTGTAGCAGGGAACCAAGCTAAACTTGCCTTAGAGATAGCAAATAAAACTCTACCTTATTTTAGAGAAACTGAAAATCTTAGTGAAGTATGTAAAATTATTGCAAGTTCTTTAGGAGCAAAAGCAACTGTAATAACTGATAAAAGAGATATTATAGCAGGTTTTTCATTTGATAAAGTTGATATAGCAAAAAGTCCTATAAGAAGTAATAATACTAAAGAGGTTCTAAAAACTGGGGAAGTAATGCTTGTTATAAAAGATAATGATGAAATTATAGAGGACTTTTTATACATTTCACCTCATATCAAATCTTGTATTATTTTACCTTTAAAAGAAAAGAATGATGTAAATGGAACCTTAAAAATTTTCTTTGATACAGCAGAAAAAATAACAGAAAAAAACAGATACTTGATGATAGGTTTATCCCATCTTATCTCAACTCAAATGGAAATTAGTAAGGTAGAGAATTTAATGTCTTTAGTTAAATATTCTGAGTTAAAAGCATTACAATCTCAAATAAACCCTCATTTTTTATTTAATGTATTGAATACTATGGCCTCTCTTATCAGAACAAATCCTGAAAAAGCAAGGGAAGTAACAATAGATTTATCAAGATATCTAAGATATAACTTAGATAATAATGTTAAAAGTGTTGAACTTATAAAAGAATTAAATCAAATTGATAACTATATAAAAATTGAAAAGGCAAGGTTTGGAGATAAATTAAATATAATTTATGATGTTGATGAAAGTCTATATAATTTCCAAATTCCAAGTTTAATTATTCAACCTCTTGTTGAAAATAGTATAAAACATGGTATTTTAAAGAAAAGAGAAAATGGTTGTGTCAAAATAATTGTAAAAAAAATTGATAAAGATATTGAAGTCATAATTGAAGATGATGGAGTAGGCATAGAACAAACTGTCATTGATAATTTAGATAAACAAATACAAGAAAATATAGGTCTTAAAAATGTTCATCAAAGATTAAAACTCCTCTATGGAGAAGGGCTTGATATAAAGAAATTAGAACAGGGAACAAGAATAAAATTTAAAATACTTGGAGGTGTAAAATATGATTAA
- a CDS encoding carbon starvation CstA family protein, translating into MYSFIGSIIALVLGYLIYGKFVEGVFGIDSSKATPAERLADGVDYMEMSWPKAFLIQFLNIAGTGPIFGAVAGALWGPAAFIWIVFGCIFAGSVHDFLLGMMSLRRDGASVSEIVGENLGLTAKQIMRVFSVVLLLLVGVVFIMSPAQILKDITGISYEVWLAAIIIYYLCATVLPIDAIIGKIYPIFGLSLLVMAVGIGGGLIITNANIPEIAFVNMNPTGRSVFPYLCITIACGAISGFHATQSPMMARCLRTEKDGRKVFYGAMISEGIIALIWAAAAMSFFGGIPQLAEAGTAAVVVNKISVGILGKVGGALALLGVVACPITSGDTAFRSARLTIADSLKYKQGPIVNRFIVAIPLFVIGVALCFIPFNVVWRYFGWSNQTLATIALWAAVKYLANRGKNYWIALIPAMFMTVVVTSYIVAAPEGFVRFFGDKDIKVIEHIAIIIGCVVSLGCTAGFFMTNKKSNLITE; encoded by the coding sequence ATGTATAGTTTTATAGGTTCTATTATAGCTTTAGTGTTAGGTTACTTAATTTATGGTAAATTTGTTGAAGGAGTTTTTGGTATAGATTCTTCAAAGGCTACACCTGCAGAAAGATTAGCTGATGGTGTTGACTATATGGAAATGAGTTGGCCAAAGGCATTTCTTATTCAATTTCTTAATATAGCTGGTACTGGACCAATATTTGGAGCAGTTGCTGGAGCATTATGGGGACCAGCTGCATTTATTTGGATAGTATTTGGTTGTATCTTTGCAGGTTCAGTTCATGATTTCCTTTTAGGAATGATGTCTTTGAGAAGAGATGGAGCCTCTGTTTCTGAAATAGTTGGAGAAAATCTAGGATTAACTGCAAAACAAATAATGAGAGTTTTCTCTGTTGTACTTTTACTATTAGTTGGAGTTGTATTTATAATGAGCCCTGCTCAAATCTTAAAAGATATAACAGGAATAAGCTATGAAGTTTGGTTGGCAGCTATCATAATATATTATCTTTGTGCAACAGTTTTACCAATTGATGCAATTATTGGAAAAATCTATCCTATATTTGGATTATCACTTTTAGTAATGGCAGTAGGAATTGGTGGAGGATTAATTATTACAAATGCAAATATTCCTGAAATAGCTTTTGTAAATATGAATCCAACAGGAAGATCAGTTTTTCCTTATCTATGTATAACAATAGCTTGTGGAGCAATCAGTGGTTTCCATGCTACTCAATCTCCTATGATGGCTAGATGTTTAAGAACAGAAAAAGATGGAAGAAAAGTTTTCTATGGTGCAATGATATCAGAAGGAATTATAGCTCTTATTTGGGCTGCAGCAGCAATGTCATTCTTTGGTGGAATACCTCAACTTGCTGAAGCAGGAACAGCTGCAGTTGTAGTTAATAAAATATCAGTTGGAATTTTAGGAAAAGTTGGAGGAGCACTAGCATTACTTGGAGTTGTTGCTTGTCCTATAACTTCTGGAGATACTGCATTTAGAAGTGCAAGACTTACTATTGCTGACTCTTTAAAATATAAACAAGGACCTATTGTAAATAGATTTATTGTTGCAATTCCATTATTTGTTATAGGTGTTGCATTATGTTTTATACCATTTAATGTTGTTTGGAGATATTTTGGTTGGTCAAATCAAACTCTTGCTACAATAGCTTTATGGGCAGCAGTTAAATATTTGGCAAACAGAGGAAAAAATTATTGGATAGCTTTAATACCAGCAATGTTTATGACAGTTGTTGTAACTTCTTACATAGTTGCAGCACCAGAAGGATTTGTAAGATTCTTTGGAGATAAGGATATAAAAGTTATTGAACATATTGCAATAATAATTGGTTGTGTTGTATCTTTAGGATGTACAGCTGGATTCTTTATGACAAATAAAAAATCTAATTTAATTACTGAATAA